In Sphingomonas crocodyli, a genomic segment contains:
- a CDS encoding TauD/TfdA dioxygenase family protein yields the protein MSNIATLAAPRASTVTIEPTGEAFGAIVHGIEWGEPDEATVFEITRALRRHLLLVFRGQESPSHDQLDTFFRRFGRLMSETYDGSFHYSTFSADEQEQIHRTDHFNYVVNTDEGQTELVWHCDHFQRPQYKVLSVLEAMEFGQGAVPTMFRDMYTAYEMLPFEKRGPLEHKQTVNLDPRKRDLTKWPRLADSMHPVFASHPHSGRRTLYVNEFTHRIAGMPMEESDAVIADLLAHAERTAPTYTHKWQVGDICIWDNVGLQHRRDAMESGVPRRLRVYEGVAE from the coding sequence GCGAAGCCTTCGGCGCGATCGTCCACGGGATCGAATGGGGCGAACCCGACGAGGCGACGGTGTTCGAAATCACCCGTGCGCTGCGTCGCCACCTGCTGCTGGTGTTCCGCGGGCAGGAATCGCCCAGCCACGATCAGCTCGACACCTTCTTCCGCCGCTTCGGGCGGCTGATGTCCGAAACCTATGACGGCAGCTTCCACTACAGCACCTTCAGCGCGGACGAGCAGGAGCAGATCCACCGCACCGATCACTTCAACTATGTCGTGAACACCGATGAAGGGCAGACCGAACTGGTCTGGCATTGCGACCATTTCCAGCGCCCGCAATATAAAGTGCTGAGCGTGCTGGAGGCGATGGAGTTCGGCCAGGGCGCGGTGCCGACGATGTTCCGCGACATGTACACCGCCTACGAAATGCTCCCGTTCGAAAAGCGCGGGCCGCTCGAGCACAAGCAGACCGTCAACCTCGATCCGCGCAAGCGCGACCTGACCAAATGGCCGCGCCTTGCGGATTCGATGCACCCTGTCTTCGCCAGCCACCCGCACAGCGGCCGGCGCACGCTCTACGTCAACGAGTTCACGCACCGCATCGCCGGCATGCCGATGGAGGAGAGCGACGCCGTGATCGCGGACCTGCTGGCACATGCCGAACGCACCGCGCCCACCTACACCCACAAATGGCAGGTGGGGGACATCTGTATCTGGGATAATGTCGGCCTGCAGCACCGGCGCGACGCGATGGAGTCCGGCGTGCCGAGACGACTGCGCGTCTATGAAGGCGTGGCGGAATAG